The sequence below is a genomic window from Lolium perenne isolate Kyuss_39 chromosome 4, Kyuss_2.0, whole genome shotgun sequence.
TGAAACTCGACGTCAGTGTCATATTCTCATGGTCCGGCTACAACAACCGAAAAATATTTGATATATGGGCACGTCATCATCCACACAACTAACAAGAAAAAGGTTAAATGTTTGACCGGTATGTTATGGACCTCCCATCTCCTGGCTTTGTCCATCTCGTGTTGTGTGTAAGCTTATGATTTGTTGCACGGTTAAATATCATAGGGTTAATCACCAAtctattttacttttattgtactCCCTCCCTCCGTCTCAGTTTACTACTCTTCCCCATATCACTAGGTTGCTAATTTGACCTATATAATTAAATTATATAATACAAAAAAATATTATTAGAAAATAGAatatctaaactttctaatgatataatttttataacatataactaatgctaacgTAATTAAATTTGCGACCTAGGGGTACGCGCTcgcctaataaactgtgagaAAGGGAGTACCACATTAGTCCAAATTATTTGATGTTGTTTTGTCtacatatggatgtatctagatatattttaatATTTAGATAAAGTTCCGTCACTTAACTTGATTTAAAAGAAATGGAATATTTGCATTCTCATAGTTCATCCATACCGGGTAATGCGCACTTCGCGGTTTCCAATAGTATAGCTTTTATGACATACATCTCATACTACCTCTATTCTTCCTATGAATAATGCTTACAAATTTAGGTAAAAGTCAAATCTTACCAAGTTTAATAACCAAACGTAAAGACAAAATATAAACATCtaaaacatgagagaaatagattatgaaaatatattttatgatgaatctattaatattgattttgtatcttaAATATTATTTTTGTCTATaaaattgtttttttaatttagaGGATATTGACATTTAACTAAATTTATAAGCCCTGTTGAAGTATTTTATTAACCAAATTATTTGTGTCGAGAAGTGTATGGGACTACAGGCTCCGCCAAAGCTCGCACTGTATTACTTCTATAAATGTTCCTAGACTACCCGGCTCCAGGAGGCTTCAAAAGGGGCAAATCCATCGTGTGCGTTGAAACTGGCAGCGATAGTAAATATCCAGCCCCGCTTTTGACAGCAGCCGTTGGATGCGGTAGTTCCTTTTCTCACTCGTGGCTTGTCTGAATGAATCTATGACGTCTGGGACCATTCGTGAGTGGGGTCGGCGAGCAGAGGAAACTACGCTGCTCGTTCACGTCACGTTTCTTCCCTCATTTTCCTGTGCGCGTGGAGATGGGTCAAAACCCTAGATCACGCCCACGGACAAAAATCCCCCAACCATTTCCCCCATGTGTgtggcgacgacgacggcgtgcgggaggaggagggaggcggaGCTGCGGCGGCCGCCCCAAGTGAAGAAGCCGGCCGCCCTAGGTGGAGAAGAGGAGCTGCGGAGGGCCTGAATGGGTGGGAGCCGTCATCCCGGAGCCGCCGTCGCGTAGCCGCCGTTGTCCGTGGGCTCCGACGCCGTTTGGGAGGCCCGTGGGTGGTGGAGAAGCGTGATTGGAGAGGATGCGGGGGAGGAGGGAGGCAGAGCTGTGTCGGCCGCCCCGCGCCTTCGCCCTCACCCTTGCCGGCTCCCGACGCCAGTCCTACGCCCGGGAGACGCTCGCCGCTGGGCCTTCGCCGCCGCCGGGCTCGCCCTTATCTCTCCTCCTCAAGCGAGGTCGTTTTTGGGGTGGCGCTGGGCCAGAGGCGGAAGTGCAGCGAGGGGCGGCGTTGGACCGTAGGTGAAGGAGCAGCGAGGGGCGGCTCTTGGGGCGGTGCTGTGTGAAGAAGGTGCCGGGGGCAGGCCGGCCGGGTGCGGGCCACGCTCCTCGCCCATGCCCTCGCTCGTCGTCTTCTGTCGCCTCTTCCCCAACCTTAGGCTATAAGCATAGCAAGGAATTGAATGGTAAATGGGGGCGGCTGACGAAGGTGACCACCGGAGTCCGCTAAAGCAGACCTCATACGCCACTGAATGCATTATGCAGTTTCTCCTCCCAAGGTATGGCAATTGTTTGCAAACCCTAGATTTGTTAAGCCTTGTGTAGATGGAGAATTTGTTTAGATTGGTTGAGGAGAGGAGACAAATCCGTGGCCTATAGCTTTCGTTGGGGAAGATGGAGCACCAAAACCGCACAATTGGTTTAGATGATTGTTTTAATCTGTGTTTCAGTCCATTTTCTGTCCAATGCTTGTTTACAAGTGTTTTTATTAGCATTTTTTTTTGCTCGACTAATCAGGACATTGGTCTGGAAATGATCATTTGACCTTGTTTTGCTTGGGGTATATGGCGTTAGAACTATCACTTTCTCTTTACAATGAATGTTGAGGGTACTGATAAGCTCCTTTTGTGGAGTGTAAAACTAATAGCATGTTTATTTAGCACTGCAACAATAGCATATAAATATATGGTCCTTCTCATTATTCTGTAATATTTCTTGATATAATAAATTTATAATTCACATGATAGGAGTTTAATTATATACCATCATGTCTGTTAATTTAAGAAAATACTAGCTTGCAGCTAAGCTCACTGTTGGAGACATGTTTTTGCTGAGTTAGGGTTCTTTTGTGAAGACCATTGATATGTATTAATCTGGACATGTTCTCGCTGAGTTGTATCTTGGGCCACCTTGCTTTTCTTATCACGTGTCGTTAGATTTCTTTTATTGCATCTTCCGTTATATTTGTCCAAAGTAGCGGAGAACCTGGACTTGAGACTAAGAAAATTTCCTCCATTCTTGCAGGATGATCATTGATTCATACCGTTCTAAGTTTAAAGGTTCGGTTACCAACGCTTCATAGTACTTCACTTCCATTCCTCTTGGAATGTGCTTGTACTGATCTTTCGTTCTCAATATAGCATGTTTTATGTGGTGTGGTACCTTTGGTTCAAGACAGTGAAGATAAAGGACAGGGAGGTCAGCTGCCAGACAACGTGTTTGGCAAGGATGCAGTTGTTGATCCAAAATCAACCGTCGAACCTCTGCCTCTACCAAAAGATAAAAAGTGGGTGATTTTTTGGACAATCTACATTCTTTTTATCTATTGAACATGTCTTAACAGAAAATATAATTGCAGGTGTGGGACATAACCTGTGAAACAATCGACCGGTGCAGCCGACAAGAAAAAACAACCCTTAGACCGTAGAAGTACATGGCTCCAGCTTTACGGTAGGTATGAATGTTGAATTTAGTTCCAGACACCACTAAGATTTTCAAGCTAACAAGAGATTAAAAAAATCTCTCATTTTTATCTAAGAGAACATTTTTTAAGGAGGGTGCTTCTTTATAAACAAAACATGGATAAAATAAAGTGAGTTCTGCCATCACAGTAAGTTCATATACAAAATATTGTCCTTTGAAGATGTGGGTAATTGGTATTTCTGTGAGCTTTGGGTTTAAGTTTTCCAATAGTATCGTTgatgctttaagtttggtgttaTCTGGTTTAATCACTTAAAAGAACTTCTCTTGGTGTAGGTCTGGTGCATGGTACAATACTTACATGTGGTGATTTGTTAACTATTTTTTGCTCTGTAGTGATGCAATCTATTTTGCAGGCTGGGTACATAGCCTCGCAGGTTCTTTTGCTCGACATGTGAATATAATCCATCGGAGCTACTTCCCTGGTGGCCAAGATTGATTTACTCTTGAAGGTTCATGCTGCTTTCAGCGGGTGATGCTCACATGTTTGAGCTAAACCCAGTCTGATCATTCGACCATTCTATGCAAGATTGTTGGCTATAGGACCAAGCCGTTGAACCTTGAAATTTCCGTATAAATGTACATAGGAGTTCTATCACCTATGTTCTGTAATGTAGTATACTTACGACATGCATATATACTTCAAAATTTGTATTGACCAATTCAGTACCACAAAATAGGTAAACACAAGTGTCACTGGAATTTGGATAAGGCTATTCCGGTGATTCCCATTGTCCACAATATGTTTTGTAATATACTTATgacattattactatgatggttatATGATGGTTATAATACTGTCTCGCTTTTGCCTTTGCGCCGGGGCGCAGATGGGGTGCCATTTGATGTCTGTTGTCAATGGAGATCGACCATGATGATGGCGGCATATGAATGAAGATGACAATGCTTTGGATGATGCTAATAGGTACAACGATATGGAGGTGGGTCAAATTCCTCCCATGAGCAAGCAGAATCTCTGATACTGGTTAAGGTGAGCTTCTCTGCCGTGATTATTTCTTCTTCTGATGTGTTCTTCTCATTCAGTATTGTAATTTATTTTCTGGTTTGTTTCCCCAAACATGAGGAGTTCATATATGGGAAAGTCTAaaagaggaataagccacggtacaaaATTTATTAAGAAGAAGCTGAAGGTGTCATATCCGCCTCTTGCTTTCCGGAAGAAACCATGGTAAGTATCTTTAATGAATTATGTTTTGGTTTATCCACCCCCATCGGTTTGTGTAGATTTAGGTCCAAATGCTCATGGGTATGCATCATTGTCTTTTCAACAGATTCCAGCAGCTGTATTTTATTTCAGTTTGTGTAGAGTTCCATCTGTTTTAAGCATTGATAAAAGCTGAATTTTATTTGCTGATGATTCATGTTTATATTTTTCCCATTATTGTCCTTTCAACGTTTTGAATTTAGATATGTTGTTCTCTTAGTTTGCAGGTTAATTTGGTCGCATGAGTTATCTAATCTAGAAATATCTATGTAGGGATATTTGGTATGATTTGACTGTGGCATATTATGGATATCACAGATTATCCTTACCTTCACTACGACCCTATATTGGTCATTCAACACCTCACTCCAAAGGCACCGCAATCCCCAGGTAAATGC
It includes:
- the LOC139830459 gene encoding uncharacterized protein isoform X1, with product MRSSYMGKSKRGISHGTKFIKKKLKVSYPPLAFRKKPWDIWYDLTVAYYGYHRLSLPSLRPYIGHSTPHSKGTAIPSMYGSCSSLLISTHQRKGMLGMEEARY
- the LOC139830459 gene encoding uncharacterized protein isoform X2, yielding MGKSKRGISHGTKFIKKKLKVSYPPLAFRKKPWDIWYDLTVAYYGYHRLSLPSLRPYIGHSTPHSKGTAIPSMYGSCSSLLISTHQRKGMLGMEEARY